From Spirosoma agri:
GCACAAGGGGATTCTGGCTTAGGACTGGAAGGGCAACGCAGTGGCCAACTACGTGAAAGGGGATATAGTAGCCGAATACACCGAAGTCGAATCCGGCAAGAACAACCAGCGCGTTCAACTGGCAGCGGCCATCGATCGGGCAAACAAGGAAGGCGCTGTGCTAGTGATCGCCAAGCTCGACCGGTTGAGTCGCAATGCGTCGTTCATATTCACGCTGCGGGATTCAGGGGTAAACTTCCAGTGTGTCGATATGCCCGATGCGAATACATTGACCATTGGCATTTTTGCTACCCTGGCTCAGCACGAACGCGAACTAATCAGCTCCCGAACCAAGGCCGCACTACAGGCTAAGATTGCCCAGGGTGCACAGTTGGGTAGGCCAGAGAATCTGACAGCCGAAGCGCAGCGGAAAGGAACCGAAGCTACTCGACGTAATGCGATGCAGAACTCAGACAATCGACGAGCCACTATAGTAGCTGAACTGATGATCAAGGCAGGGAAGAACTATACCCAGATTGCTGAACACCTCAACCAAACCGGATTCCGGAC
This genomic window contains:
- a CDS encoding recombinase family protein, which produces MANYVKGDIVAEYTEVESGKNNQRVQLAAAIDRANKEGAVLVIAKLDRLSRNASFIFTLRDSGVNFQCVDMPDANTLTIGIFATLAQHERELISSRTKAALQAKIAQGAQLGRPENLTAEAQRKGTEATRRNAMQNSDNRRATIVAELMIKAGKNYTQIAEHLNQTGFRTVRGCEFQATQVMRLLKRMQSFLG